The Chthonomonas sp. genome segment TGTGGCTCGGCCCGAACAAGACTCCGCAAATGGCCGGTTTCTTCGCCGTGAAAGATCGCGGCCGCGTGGAAGACTTGGTGCGCAAGGGCGCTGGCGAAAAGGCGCCAATTACCCTGAACATGATGGGTGACTACTTGGTGGTCACCGACACCCAGAACACGTTCCAAAAGATTCTCGACGTGAAGGAGCAAAAGACGCCCAACATCTTGAGCGTCCCGGGGTACAAGTCATGCCGCGAGGTATTGCCGAGCGACGCGAACCTGCTGGTGTACAGCGACTACGGGAAAGCCGCGGAATTGGCGGGTGCGGCCGCAAACAACAACGCCATGAGCGAGCTGACCGCCTACTCCCTGGGCATGAGCATCACGATTCAGGGCGACGGCCTGGCCTTGGACGTTTCGACGATCCCATTCAAGAAGGATTCGATGGTCGCCAAGATGGCGACGGAGATGAAACCCATTAACCAAACCGAGCTGAACCGCATTCCCGCCGGGAGCCTGGGATTCCTGGCGTATCAAGGAATGGGTGCATTCCTGACCCAGTACTCCGAAGCGGTCAGTGCCGTGGTTCCGGACGCCAAGAAGATGATCTCGGAGTTCGAAACGAAGTCGGGTCTAAGCCTCGAGAACGATGTCAAGCCGCTACTCGCCGGGACGTTCTCGGCGGGCGTGTATTCCTCGGCCTCGGGCAAACCGACCGATGTTGATTTCTTCATTCGCGCCGAAGGCGATGCCGGAGCCGCAACCCGCGTCGGCGCCGCGATTCGCAAGTCGGCCTCCAACCGCGAGATGGCCGGCTCGCAAGCCATGACGTTCGCGCCGATTGAAGTCGCCGGCAAACCAGCCTGGGAAGGCAAGGGCACCTCGCAACCGATGATCATGTCGGAGTACGAAAACGGTCTCACGCTGGCTTCGAGCAAGACGATGATGGAATCGCTTGTCACGGGCACCAAGCCGTTAAGCGGCGACGCCTCGACGACGTCGTTCTTGAGCAAGCAGGGCAACGACGACTCGTTCGTGGTCGTGTTTAATCACGGCCGGATGTTGACTCGCTTTGAAAAGCAGATCACCGAATCGCAGGGTGGAAGAGGCCCGGCGTTCGCCGACATTCTCGCTGCGGTTGGTGGCGAATCAGCGGCCATCACCATGACCTCGGGCAAGAATGGCGAGCGCATGATAGGTCGGCTGTTTATTCCGCTGAACTACGACAAGCTGATCGGCCTCATCGGCACGGCCATGCGCGAGCAGGAATCGGGCCGCCCGTCAATGTCGGGCGAAGGGATGCCGACATCGCCGGAATTGAAGTAAGAAAGATGGCACCGCATTCTATCCGGAGCGAACAGGAGTGGGCAGAGCTCAAGTCCTCTGCCTCGTTTTGGGTCAGGGTAAAGGTGTTTCTCGGGCTCTCCTCCCCGCCTTCTGTGCTACGGCTCGAAGAGCTCTCGGCAGAGGAAAGGGCGGCCACGGTCAAGGCGATGGCAGATGCTTTGCCCGCGGACCGCAAGGCCCGCGCGGCGGCAATTCGCGATGGGAAAATCTTGTACCCATCGGTGGTAGACGAAATCGATCCTAACGACCCAGACATTCTCGCCGCCCTCAACACCTAAGTTGCAGAAAAAGAACGC includes the following:
- a CDS encoding DUF3352 domain-containing protein, with the translated sequence MRTRQGKSLVIGLAATAGLAVAGGIAYKMLSDRKGESALQYVPADSVFVMSFDTAPSARQALTMQTIAKALEREGLDKKFDETVAGMLQGHPLANELRKNLATSYAMAVWLGPNKTPQMAGFFAVKDRGRVEDLVRKGAGEKAPITLNMMGDYLVVTDTQNTFQKILDVKEQKTPNILSVPGYKSCREVLPSDANLLVYSDYGKAAELAGAAANNNAMSELTAYSLGMSITIQGDGLALDVSTIPFKKDSMVAKMATEMKPINQTELNRIPAGSLGFLAYQGMGAFLTQYSEAVSAVVPDAKKMISEFETKSGLSLENDVKPLLAGTFSAGVYSSASGKPTDVDFFIRAEGDAGAATRVGAAIRKSASNREMAGSQAMTFAPIEVAGKPAWEGKGTSQPMIMSEYENGLTLASSKTMMESLVTGTKPLSGDASTTSFLSKQGNDDSFVVVFNHGRMLTRFEKQITESQGGRGPAFADILAAVGGESAAITMTSGKNGERMIGRLFIPLNYDKLIGLIGTAMREQESGRPSMSGEGMPTSPELK